From the uncultured Methanomethylovorans sp. genome, the window CTGTATTTTGGTTAGAATGTCTTTTTCTCCTTTGGCAAGAACGCCATCTGCCAATGTAAGGTCAGTTGCAACTGCAAATGCTGTCTCTCTCAGCTCAACTGGAAGGACTTCCTTTGAGGATGTAACTAAAGCTTCAACACCCTGATTTTTTATTATGCCAACCAGCTTTTTGAACATAGCTGACATTTGTTTGTCATTGAATTGTTCATATAATTTCATTCTAAGTAACGATGTGAAGAGTCCTCTTGCTTCATCTTCGGTTATCTCTCCGTCTGCCGCTACAGCAGCCAAAGAAACTGCAGCAAATGCTTCTTCTTTGTTCAGTTTTGTTTGCTCTGCTTCTTTAATTCCTCTTACTTTATCGAATAAGCCCATTTATATCTCTCCTCGATTTTTCCAGGTGGTGTTTACTGAGATGTTTTCCCTGTGGTATTGCCACAATTCTTTATGGGATATGCTAGTCAAGTGATGATTGTCCATTCCCTCACTTGTCATAATATGGTCCCTGGATTAAAAGGATAATTATACAATGAAAATATATATAATTACTCTTTATAATTCTGAATTCGTTTAAGATTTGGTTGAATATACAGCTTATACAGAATTATATGTCTAATTATGTCCATGCACCTGAGTCACTGTAATCCTTTTCTCATTTCATTCCAAAAAAGAAACGCATCACCTTAATTCTCCTTATCAGGAATTCATATAACAGCATTATTGTTATTAATGAAGTTGAACTCAGCACTATGTACTTTGTTGTCACTCCAATCTCCCAATACCTTATCCAGAATCCAATGATTACAATTACAGTCTGGTGAAGTATATAAAATGGAAGAACAGCTTCATTGGCATATTTGAGGATGGCATTATTAGAAGTCAAGTATTTGGTGCCAAAACCAAATATTGCCAGAAGGTAGCACCAGGAAGTAGCTGCAGTTAATATGTCTTGATATTTGCCAACCGATTCAAATTCGTACAGATTACTCACGATTCCCAGCAAGGTGATTCCAGTGGCGATAAGTAAGGCTGGTACTCTGTGTTTCTCAATTGTATCCTTGAATTTTGGATCAAGTGACAGGAAAAATCCCGTGATAAAGAAGACAAGATAGGTCAGCAGGCTCCAGCCTCCAAAATCTTGCAGCCCTATGATATTATCTCGGTATTGGCCTACAAACATCTCCACAAGGATGAGGGGTATTGCCAACAGGAAAATAGCTCCTGGTTTTGTTAAAAAGGAAAATACATGAGAAACTGTACTGGAGCTTTTTTTCTGAATTCCAATCACGAACAATGGAAGAGTCAGCATGGAAAATATGAAAAGAAACTCCAAATACCATAAATGCAATCCCATCCATGCAAAATTACCCCCGAACGCATAGGGTCCATCAAAGTAGTGAGGGTAAAAATCAATGAAAGAACCACTAAACTGGCCGTGTGATACACGTTCAATATAGACCTGTACAGGCACTATGATTACTAAAGTACCAAATATTAGGGGTATTACAAGCCTTTTAAATCTCTCCAGTATGTATTGCTGTGGAGATCTCTTGGTGAGTGAATAGTAAGATGACATTGCAGAGATCATAAAGAACAAGGGCATCATCCATATTCCTAAGACTGCCAGTATTATTGTAATAGCAGGTGAAAGAGCGTTGTTTTTCACATGCCAGTCGTCAAGATTGAAAAATCTGCCACAGTGATAAAAAAAGATAGTTGCCATTCCGAAAATGCGTATCCAATCAATATCGTAACGTCTTTCCGTCTTCTCCTTTGAGGCAGAAGTCCTATCGTCTATAATGGATTGCATTATGGATCCCCACCCATACTTTGACTCCCATTACAGATTCTCACATGTTCAGCTATTTATATGTTATTTGAGAAGTTTAAAGAATAAACTTAATTGCTAATAAGAGGCTTTTTGTTTGTTTCTTTGTTCTGTTAAAAACCGAGTTTTCATTATCTGAAATATTTCTTTTGCGCAGTATTACTTTGAATAATCTGAGTATTATTCGATGTTCACTTTGGATGTTTTACTTCGTTAAAGCCGGAACGAAATAAAAAACAATTTATATGCCTTTTGTTTTATTAAGATTACCAGTTCAGTATATCTCTATTTAAGTACCACCCTCCCTCCCCTCTTTAAATCTGAACTGGTTTTCATCTTTTCTTATTTCAGTGTCTTCTCCATTGATTTTTAAAACATTGTTCTACATTAATGTACGGTAACATGAAATGTGATTATTGTCATGGGGTAATACTTGGCATGAAGTGCTTGAGAATTCCTTATAAGTGCCACTTTTGCGGAGGATCTTTCTGTCTGAAGCACCGCTTGCCAGAAGATCATAACTGTAAAACTGCTCATCTCCATCGCCGAGATCGGCCGCATAAATAAAAGACTCACAAATAAGTTGCATGCGAATAAAAGGAAACTATCCAAAAATTCAAGGTGGAATAAAATAATAACGAATTTGTATCACATTTCAGTTTTTGGTGTGTACATTATCTTAACTAGAAGCCAATCCTCAATTCTTCTTTTTGAGCTTATTCAGAAGAGGTAATACTTTTGTTTTTGCCGGTTCGTTTTCCTGCCCATCCTTTGTAATATCAATTTCCATTACTGTCATATTTCATAACTGATGCAGGCAGTTATTTTGAATTTTCTCTCACTTTAATGGAAGGGTAAGAAACAGTCGTATTCGTTCTGTCCTGTTCAAGAGGATTCTTTTCAGTGGTCACTGCGTAGGTTAAACCATTGGTTGTGACTGTTATAGTGCCATAAAGGTCAGTTCTGTAAACTGTAGATGTGTTCTGCAGTCTTTGCAGTGTCTCTGAGTTTGGATATACATACTCGTTATCTGATCTTGCTTCGATAATACTTATATCGGGATTAACCTCTTCTATGAATTCCTTTCCTGAACTGTTTGCATGGCGCCCTACTTTAAGGATATCGGACTCCACGTAATATCCTTCGTACATGATACTTTCTTCTGCTTCAAGGCCAGCATTCCCCATGAGAAGGAATGATACGTTATTGTCAACAAGCCTAAGTATTACAGAGTTCTCATTTGTGTCTTCAAATAGTTTTTTTGGTGGGTTTAATACCTGTACCTGTATATCAGAAGCAAAGTTAAGTGCTTCTCCGCGTTTTGCTGAATGGTATTGAATGCTCTTATTTTCAATGATACTGAGCAGAGTTTCATAGGTTTTATTCGTGTACAAGTATCCTGAGTCTACGAACTCTTTCACAGGGTATTCGTTCAGTATCTCCATTATACTGTCAATGTGGTCTGCACGTGGATTGGTCCAAATCACAAAATCAAGGCTGGAAACTCCTTGTTCCCTGAGGAATGCTGATACATTGGCAGTTTTGTCACTTTTGCCAGAATCGATAAGTATTGTTTCATTAGCGTATTCAACCAGTATCGAATCTTCCTGGCCAACATCTATGAAGTGAACTGTAAGATTGCTTTTTTGAGTACTTGATGGTGATTTTTCAGGTGAAATATATTGGTTTTCAGAGGTGTTGTGATTTACAGTGTAATTTGATATATTTCCAGGGGTGACATTCTGCGGTGTAGTATTTGTTATATTTCCATAAGTTTGATTTGTAGAATTCACCGAGCGTTTGGCCGGCTCTTGAAGTAGGACACCAAGCAGCACAAACAGAATAAAAGTTATCAGTATCCATCTCAGTTCCTTTCTGATATTATCCCCTCTACACTGTAGATCAAATATGCCTTACGATACATTGCAGATAAACTTTTCTTGTGTATATTTTTAGGATTTAGTTTTGAGAAGGGTGGGGGGAGAGTTTACAAATATACTTATGGTGCCCTGGTATAATTTTAGTTCAACTAATGGAGAACTTTAATAGGAAAATTTGGGCTCAAATGTATATTGTAACCTAAAATATCATCTAAATAAGTAAAAAAATGTCTTGTTTCGCATGGAATATGAATAATTGTCATGCACTTCCCTATGAAATGAACACAACTTCTCATTTCCACGCCTACACTAACAGCAATCCTCGCTGCCAATCGTTCACGATGCGTATGCCTACCCGTGTATCGTCTATTTCGCCTTTCTTTTTCAGGCAGTTGGTTTGTCTTCCAATGAGTTCAAGCACATCGTAGGAGTCCTGGTTCTCGATGGTCACCTTGTAGAAGGCTTCCAGAGCGGATTTGTTCTCTGCACACATTTTTTCGATGACCTTTAAAGCTACTCCTATAGGGTCTTTGAGATGGGTTGCATCCTTTATGCCAAGCATACCCTGCATATATTCGTCATGCTCATCAAAAGGTATCACTCCGGGTGTATCGATGAACTTGATTCGCGAGCCTGCGTTCACAAGCTGCACACCTTTTGTGTGTCCTGAGATAGAAGAAGTGCTGGTCCTGTGGCGTCCCACCACACCATTGATAACCGACGATTTTCCAGTGTTAGGGTACCCGAGGCTGCCTACAAGTATATCCCGGTCCTTTATATTGGCAAGTTCAAGAATCTTGTGCCTGAGCATAGTTGTTCCGAATCTCTCTTTGCTGGATATGAATACTGTAGGTGCAATCTTCGACAAGCGGGATTTTGTTTTCTCAAGGTTCTCCTGTGATACAAGATCGCATTTGCTCATAACTATAATAAAAGGTTTTTTGGCATATACTATTTCAGCTTCTACTTCGCTGTTCCTGGTTTCATCTGGAAACCGGGCATCTACCACTTCAAGCAGGACGTCCGCCTTTCTAATAACATCCTTCACCATTACCTTGTAGCTTGCCATGGTACAGGTAATGCTTTGTGAGCATATAAGGATGTCAGGGCAGAAACACAGAATTATTCCGGGCCAATATATCCCACTTTGGCACTTGTTTATCTCTACAGGCACTTATTTGTGTGAGCCCTCTGTTCCAATTAGCTAGTAACTTCTATCATTATCACAATATATTAATAAAATACTGTTAATAGCAAAGTATATATCCTGTTAGTAATGTAATACTGACTGCTTAGCATGTCTGTGAAACAAATCTTTGAGAAAATTGGGGCATTTATAGAAAAGCGGCCCAAAACAATAATTTTGATCGCGATTATCTTGATGCTTGTATCGTTGCAGGGTGCTGGCCTCATAGAAAACAAGAGTGGGACAGATACCTTTGTAAAAAAAGGCTCTGAAACTTACCAGAACTATGATCATCTGTATAAACAAAATTTTGGCAGTGAAGTTATAGTTGTACTTGTGGATTC encodes:
- a CDS encoding tellurite resistance TerB family protein, which codes for MGLFDKVRGIKEAEQTKLNKEEAFAAVSLAAVAADGEITEDEARGLFTSLLRMKLYEQFNDKQMSAMFKKLVGIIKNQGVEALVTSSKEVLPVELRETAFAVATDLTLADGVLAKGEKDILTKIQESLGIPEDKAANIIEVMLIKNRG
- a CDS encoding acyltransferase family protein, coding for MQSIIDDRTSASKEKTERRYDIDWIRIFGMATIFFYHCGRFFNLDDWHVKNNALSPAITIILAVLGIWMMPLFFMISAMSSYYSLTKRSPQQYILERFKRLVIPLIFGTLVIIVPVQVYIERVSHGQFSGSFIDFYPHYFDGPYAFGGNFAWMGLHLWYLEFLFIFSMLTLPLFVIGIQKKSSSTVSHVFSFLTKPGAIFLLAIPLILVEMFVGQYRDNIIGLQDFGGWSLLTYLVFFITGFFLSLDPKFKDTIEKHRVPALLIATGITLLGIVSNLYEFESVGKYQDILTAATSWCYLLAIFGFGTKYLTSNNAILKYANEAVLPFYILHQTVIVIIGFWIRYWEIGVTTKYIVLSSTSLITIMLLYEFLIRRIKVMRFFFGMK
- a CDS encoding MBL fold metallo-hydrolase; translation: MLLGVLLQEPAKRSVNSTNQTYGNITNTTPQNVTPGNISNYTVNHNTSENQYISPEKSPSSTQKSNLTVHFIDVGQEDSILVEYANETILIDSGKSDKTANVSAFLREQGVSSLDFVIWTNPRADHIDSIMEILNEYPVKEFVDSGYLYTNKTYETLLSIIENKSIQYHSAKRGEALNFASDIQVQVLNPPKKLFEDTNENSVILRLVDNNVSFLLMGNAGLEAEESIMYEGYYVESDILKVGRHANSSGKEFIEEVNPDISIIEARSDNEYVYPNSETLQRLQNTSTVYRTDLYGTITVTTNGLTYAVTTEKNPLEQDRTNTTVSYPSIKVRENSK
- a CDS encoding GTPase — protein: MASYKVMVKDVIRKADVLLEVVDARFPDETRNSEVEAEIVYAKKPFIIVMSKCDLVSQENLEKTKSRLSKIAPTVFISSKERFGTTMLRHKILELANIKDRDILVGSLGYPNTGKSSVINGVVGRHRTSTSSISGHTKGVQLVNAGSRIKFIDTPGVIPFDEHDEYMQGMLGIKDATHLKDPIGVALKVIEKMCAENKSALEAFYKVTIENQDSYDVLELIGRQTNCLKKKGEIDDTRVGIRIVNDWQRGLLLV